TTCCAAGAGGAGTCAGCATCTCATCTTGCGATACAAAGTCCAAGGCTGAAGGTATAATAATGACATCAGACTCTGAGCTGTAGTCATCCACACCAACTattaaagacattggaaatatagtgCATGAGAGGGACCCACCACCACAAACCCAGACAGGTTGGTGAATGACAGCTATGCAGAATGGAGTGAAAACAACATGTCAGAGTAGTAGCAGAAAGTGACAGAAACGGATTCGATGGAAGGAAAACGTTTGAAGTCATGCAATACAAACGTCTAAACAAGGAAAACAGCACACGGCAGCAGACCACCGGGTCAGGGTCTAAGGCAGGGAGGTAGCGAGTGGCAGTTTTCAAAACGTCATAGTTATATTGTGGCAATACGTAGGACTGAAACAAAGCTATGAGTCCAGACCGCAATAGAAATAGCCTGCTTCTACATTTTGTAACATTGATACCATTTCAAGCCTTAGTGACTTGAGTCTAGTCACTCAAGCTGAGTGACTAGACTCAAGGGCCCTGAGTGAGCAACCTTTCTGATGTAATAGAAACCAGAAACCTCCCGTGAAGGAGGGAGCTAGCTATTACTAACTGCCCTAGCTAGCTTGGTTAAAAAGTATGCATCTTGGTGGATTAAGTTTGTGAAGTTACATAACTAATGCACCGAAATAATATTCTTAAGGAAATTGAATAACCACGATAAGGGAATCGAACTGCTGATAACTCTGCTTTAGCTGAACTACAGTAGTTAGTTGTTTTTGTCAATTCGACAATTCgaggctagctagctatttagcTGGTTCgataagctaacgttagctgggTAGCTTATCAAACTTAAGTTAGCGCATAACATAGCTCTCGTTAgtgttaataaacattttaagagcACTCGAATGTAAAATGTACTCATTCACGTCAAATGTAGAAGTTCTGTGAGCAGCGAAGAAAGAGACAATCCAATTCGTCTACCCAAGGCCCACACAGACCACCCACCCGTGAACCCCAGAACCGAGACAGGGCAATCATCGCATGCACACTGTACCGCTGGCTAGAAGCAGAGTAGCTAGCAAACTGGCTAGCCCTTGTTAGCAGTGAGAGCACCATACTGAAAACACAGGGGCAAACTTACATCCGTCCAACTCCTCTTGGGAATCCTCTTGGAGCAAAGATATATCTGTAAAACaaccaaatacaaaaacaaaggatACTCAATCGGTAGCTAAACTCTACAGCGACACTCACTTCAAAACCTTTAAAATATCGAATGGAATTCAATATTAAAAACGCATTTCCCCCAAGCTAGTGTTAAAAAAGGATACGTACCCGCCATCTTGTCCTGGTCCTACATTTAAAGTGGCCTGTGCAGATGAGGCAACAACTGGAGAGACGATGAACCGCAGTTAGAACTGAACGAACGGTCCAGATAGTATCAAATCCGTGAAGAAATCACCACTCCACCTAGAGGCTGTGATAGTCAATTACAACGCACAATTAATTTTCTATCAATTATGATTCATTAATTGATAACTCAATACTGATTGTGTACGAATGTCGTTATATTGCCGTCGAAAGCCCTACTCCCTAACACTATTTTAAAATAGTTTGTAATTTGTTTaagtcccagaatgcatctttccTAGCAGATGGTAGCTTACCGGAGCATACACTGTCGTCATGATCTTTAATTGTGGAATGATGAATGTTAACGGAATTTTTTACCTATAACGAATCACCAAAAGGCcatattttaaacatggtttTCCTGAAGATGCTTTTCGTGAACAACGGTCCTAACGGGGGATTCCATTCATGCTTTTGAAAAGTTTGGTAAAtacaaccaccaacattttACGCCGCACATTCCACAATTACTCATTGTCCCATCAAATCACAAAATCTACAGATAAGGTTATGTTGACAAAATTTTACTGAATAGGTCATCATAGGTGGACCGACACAACTGAGCAATGAAGTAGGCTAACGAAATTTTGATGCCAGGTTAGTGGGTGTTCTCTTATTATAATTATGCATATATGCATAATATTACAGATCACAGTTCCTTTGAGATCCTACGATGTAATCACATTGCTTTTACAGCGAAGTAGATATGAGAGTCTGGATCTCAGGTACTGACAACGTGGTGACCACATCAGTGACAAGGGTTCCGTTTAGATTCATATCAAACTTTTGCATCAGTTAAGCGTGAAGTGATGCTGTAGAGCTGAAACACAATCCGAAAAAGTGGGGGCAGATAAGCCCACATGCAGGAACGCCCAGAATTGCGATGTAGTTGCACATTATTGCCCCAGTTATTATATTACCCCAGATAGCAAGTATATTCAGCGCACCCCAGGGCCTAGGTTAATTATAGGAGGTCCTGTATGTCTTTGTTGAAACATGCGGAGTAGGAGATGTAGGGTGCAGGAACACCAacctattacatttttttattgttctgtttatttgttttattaattcttCCTTTATGAAATATTCTACGCTCCTTATGATTTCAAAACCATACCGAAATCCGCTCTGAACAAAACATCCATAAGATACAATGGAATATACTCTCGTCGTATAATTGGCTAGTCTAATCACAGGTAAAACAAGCTTTcaaacatacaggtgctggtcctaaaattagaatatcatcaaaaatttgatttatttcagtaattccattcaaaaagtgaaacttgtatattatattcattcattacacacagactgatatatttcaaatgtttatttcttttaattgtgatgatcactgacaactaatgaaaatcccaaattcagtatctctgaaaatttgaatattacttaagaacaatagaaaaaaattatttttagaaatcttggccaactgaaaagtatgatcATGAAAAGTGTGAGCATGTAcaacactcaatacttagttggggctccttttgcctgaattactgcagcaatgcggcgtggcatgcagtcgatcagtctgtggcactgctcaggtgttatgagagcccaggttgctgtgatagtggccttcagctcttctgcattgttgggtctcacatcttcctcttcacaataccccatatattttctatagggttaaggtcaggcaagtttgctggccaattaaggacAGGGATACAggatggtccttaaaccagatactggtagctttggcactgtgtgcaggtgccaagtcctgttggaaaatgaagtctgcatctccataaagttggtcagcagcaggaagtgctctaaaacttcctggtagattgctacgttgaccttggacctcataaaacacagtggaccaacaccagcagatgacatggcaccccaaaccatcactgactgtggaaactttacactggacttcaagcaacgtggattctgtgcctctcctctcttcctccagactctggaaccttgatttccaaaggaaatgcaaaatttactttcatcagagaacataactcagcagcagtccagtccttttagcccaggcgagatgcttctgacactgtgtcttgttcaagagtggcttgatacaaggaatgtgacagctgaaacccatatcttgcatacgtctgtgcgtggtgattcttgaagcactgactccagctgcagtccactctttgtgaatctcccccacatttttgaatggattttgtttcacaatcctctccagtgtgcggttatccctattgcttgtacactttttttctaccacatcttttccttcccttcacctctctattaatgtgcttggacacagagctctgtgaacagccagcctctttagctatgaccttttgtgtcttaccctccttgtgcaaggtgtcactggtcgtcttttggacagctgtcaattCAGCATACTTCCCCAtaattgtgttgcctacagaactagactgagagaccatttaaaggcctttgcaggtgtttggagttaattagctgattagagtgtggcaccgggtgtcttcagtattgaaccttttcacaatattcaaattttctgagatacggaatttggagttttcattagttgtcagttataatcatcaaaattaaaagaaataaacacttgaaatatatcagtctgtgtggaatgaatgtatacattatacaagtttcgctttttgaatggaattactgaaataaagcaactttttgatgatattcaaattttatggcCACCTGTATATCAAGATCATCATAATTCCTCATAGTACTGACACCGACTGACACACACCGGCTTGTCACGTAACGGGAAACGTTTATAGACTGGTGAAAATAAGTTATAATAACAGATATCTTATATAATTGGATATATATTCATTGATAGCCTAAGCATATCTCAAACGCATTTTATCAGATTTCGTGCTCATATTTATTAAAGTGTACGGTCTTGTGACCTATGTGCATTTCAGATTATTCAGGTGAGTATTAATTTGCATATGATTTCCATTGTGGTAAGattgaaatgaaacatttccaCTGATCGACATTCAGTCCATAATATCACTGTTTATGTTggtaatacattacattatacaatacaaatgtatgtCTTCGCTCTGTATTCGGCAGGTAAAGAACACGTTTTTTGCGGTGACGTGCAATTTGTCCTGCTGCGCGTTTCCGTAACAACTGTGCTCGTGTGCACGTCTTTTGGCTCAGCGTGACTCGGTGCCGAATTAAGTGAACAACAGCTTCTTGGAACGATTTTGAACAAAATAACTCACACGAAATGTCTAAACTGGAGCAGATCCTAGTCCTTGAACCGCCGTATGATCTAAAATTTAAAGGTAAGAAGAATACGGATGGTAACTACCTATTTATCACTTGTAGACGCATTGGATTAGCTAGATAGCTAACGTTACCAGCTCGATGGACCGAGGATGTGTTACAGTACAACATCAACAACCCTACTGACACCTCTCCTATACCGTCGCCATTTTGAGATGAGAGCGAGGATTTATGTCCGTATCCAGTTAGAAATATGTAATTTTACTGTAGTTTGGAAAACCACACGGCTGCTGGTTTTCTCGTCAGTTGAGGGCGTAGGACGTAATGTGTTCTAGCTGTAATACCTAGCTATGCTAGTTAACGTTAACTACCTAGCTAATGTCAAATGCATTTCATACTGTAAGTCATACTGTTGACACAGTCGCTAGATGTAAACCGACTGCTTATATAGACTAGACCGGTAATGCTATTTCGCGAGTCTGGACATTGCTACGATACGATCCGGAACTAAAGTTGGCAAACTTGCTAAAGTTAAGGCAGCAAGTTTACGACCATTCACTCATCTAGATATGGTTGCTACTAGCTAGCCTGAAAGCTACAGCAGTCACCCTGGTTCTGGCCAAGAAACATACCTAGTTAAAGTTGGCAACTACTGTAGATGGCAGTAGTTCAAATAGTTTAAAAGCAACATGGCCTTAAATGACCAGAACAGTCATTGCATATTTTTTGTTGCTAGGGTGACAAGGCAGCAATTGTAGATTGTAAGTAGTACATAGTTAGCTAGATAACAAGCTAATGGACTGACAGGCGCTCACTCGCTGCTAGTGCTAATTATCTTAGCTACTGCTTGATTGCATACCATTAGCATCGCATTAACCACTTAGGAGTCTTCCCTATTACATAATGTTTACTTGCCGTTATATTAAACAATATTTGTTACTAGCCTACGTTGAATTTCATTCATATCGGCACTAACTGCTACGTCAAGATGTCCAAACAACCGATTTAAACACATGCCAGGTGTTGATTTAAAGTAGCTACACTACGCCTTCTTAAAGGGGAATGGTGTGTATTCAGGCGGTTCAATACCACCCCCCTCATGTATACTCCCCTCAATCTGCCCTATAAGTGGCATTTTTCTTCTGACACCAATGTAGCAGATTGAGCTTGAACTGAGACTTGATCCCCCATCGAGCATCAGTCAAGCCAACACATTAATCATTGAAGTGTGGCCCAGTAGGTTCAGACCTCTTGTCTTAATGAATATGGTGTTGTCTTGACAGTTACTGGCCATTCATTTAAATCCCAGTATGTCTGCTACAACATACCTTTGTTTAATAAACttaattacttatttttttagCTGCAACTTCAAGTCTGATGGAGAGGTGTCAACTTCATCAAAGTGAGGTGTAGAATTGCTGATCTACAAATAGAAATTCCTGCTATAAAATAGGATTTGTGCAATTCCAATTTGTAAAATTATGCCTCTCTGGCTTATTGTGTGATTCCAGATGCAAAATGGCATATTCGACCAGTTTTTGCTTGATTGATTTATTGGAGACAATCTTGCGTCAGTTAAATAACATACAATTGTTTAAAGGATTACATTCCTTGTATTAGTCGATTGAACACAAGGGCCAACTGATATTTGACTTTGACTTTTgaccgacccccccccccctcaaattGGTGCTCTGTGGTCCTGAGTGTGACTCCAGGTGAGTGTATTAACTCCCAGAGatttctcctttctctttcctaTAGGTCCATTCACAGAAGTAGTGACCACTAACCTGAAGCTAAAGAATCCCTCGGACAAAAGAGTATGCTTCAAAGTGAAGACGACAGCACCTCGTCGGTATTGTGTGCGGCCCAACAGTGGCATGATTGAGTCTGGTGGAACCGTCACGGTCTCTggtgagtcttttgaattggaAGACTTTTGTAAAGCACAAATATTACTCaaaaaaaccaggcaagccctTATCTATAATAAATCAAAACCTGTCTTTTACTTCTACTTGAAATACCTGTAAGACTTTGTATGCGCTAAGGAATTCAAGCGTTTGAATGTGGAGATGGAATACTGCCAAAATGTTCGTATTCACAGCATACAACTCGGAAATGTGAGCCGTGAtccgtaaatacacagcatacaatccacacgTGTAAACCGTGACctgtaaatacacagcatacaatccacacatgtaaaccgtGACCTGTAAATACACAGCGTTAAACTCACAAAtgtggattttctttttcacattTCCAATTCCACAGATGTCAATATCCAGTACAAACACTACCCGACTCTTATTTCTGAAATAGCGTTtgtataaatgcaaccagatttGTCAGTCCACACTTTCGTGTTAGAATTGTCGAGTGTGCTTTCGTGAGTCAAGTTGTGTGCGTGGATCGGTTTACATTTGGGCACAGGATTTTGGCAGTTATGTTCCGGTTTCTGGTCACCGATCAACGATCCACAAATGTGAGTGAGACCACTAGGCTTAACGGACCACGGTTTACATGTGTATCGCTGTGTAcggattgtatgctgtgtatttgCGAATTATGGCTCACCTTTGTGAGTTGTAtgctgtgaatacaaacattttggcagtaTTCTATATCCATGTGTGAATGCCAAATGTTGATATTGTGGGCGTAGTTGCTGACCGAGTGCCTTCTGTTTTCACAGTGATGCTGCAGCCTTTTGAGTACGACCCCAATGAAAAGAGTAAACACAAGTTCATGGTGCAGACAGTCTTTGCGCCCTCCACTGCTACTGACATGGATGCAGTGGTACGTTTTGTCAGTCCATTTCGCTACCAATAACTCATTTTATGCTTCACAGTTGCTATGTGATCCGCGGAAGATGTTCTTTTGCTAATCCACAGGTTTAAATAATGTACCTTTTGTGTTTGTGCCAGCAGAGGGCAGCGAAAGGCATTTTACACAACTCCCATACCAGCAACTGCCTGTCATTTATCCTTCTATGACAGTGTTTCTAAACCCTGCTCATGGATGCtcccctgccctaacatacctgatgtagctcatgaaggacttgataatgagctgatcatttaaatcaggtgtgacagagcagggagagatgtaaaacatgcagggcagggaggcgcccaggagcagggttgagagaCACTGTTCTGTGGGCTATTAGCTGACGGTGCGCATCTTCGTGCTTCTCCGTTCACCAGAAGCGCCTGTGATTGTTTGAGCAGTGTACCCACTTCTCAGTCTAAATCTCTACTTTAACTTGTTGAATCCCCACAGTGGAGAGACGCAAAGCCAGATGATCTCATGGACTCCAAGCTGAGATGTGTGTTTGAGCTGCCATCTGAAAATGGTAAAATGGTAAGTAATGTGTACAATCAGAGAGGCTGGACTGTCCAAACGTGTACGACTCGTCAGCTGCCTTTGAGGGTTCAGGTGTTAGCCTAGAACCCAAGCAAACACAGAGCATGCCTGAACACCTCagatgtgtaggtgtgtattAACATAGGCAGTTTACTACAGGGATGTTGTTCATACAACAACAGGATATCAGAGTTAGGTGGGTAATAGTTAAGACGTTTCTTTTGTTAAGGCCAAAACAAGTCAGACATTTTCAAAGTTGTGAAATTACCAAGCAAGTGTCAGCTTAGGAAAGTGTCTGGAACTCCAGCCGGATCAAATCAAGATCCAGCATCCGTATGTAATTGACCTGTTTCCTGGTAATGCATGCCGCGTGTGCTCCTCCGGTGTGATAGTCTGGTGGTAGTGCCACAGGATGTACCACCCCAGGGCCAGGGCAGACCCCTAAGTTCAGCATCAGGCAGCTGCGCGCCAGGGCTGCCCCCACCCCCGGAGATTTCCGCACCCCACTGGGAAGTAGTCACCACCTGGCTGCCCACGATGACTCCAGTGACCTCCCGGAGTTCGTGTCAGTGAGAGGCAGGCAGTGGCAGGTTTGTGGCAGGGCAGGTAACCATGCTGGTCATGCTGGGAAGTGTAGTGTCTTCATTGTAGGTGGGCACTACTTGCAGGGTTAGTTCTGGTTGTAATAGAATAGTAGTGTGAGCGCAACGATGCAGGTTATGTAGGTACTGTTGTTGGTCTCGTGCAATTTAATGTAGGACAGTGGTTAATGCTGTGTTTTTAGgcccctccccccaaaaaaaactcaGCACCTCTTGTCATTTCAAACTAACTTCTCCAGTAGTTGTTTGATTTATTGGGGAAACCTTTTTGGCGTTTTGCCACTTTCCTGCACACTGGGACTTTTTCAGAATGACGTCGATGCAAGCAAAGCTGCCCCCACCCTGGACTCTAGAGCTGACTGCACGTCAGCCCCCAAGCCTGGCAGCATGTCTCTAGATGACTCCGAGATGAAGAAACTGATGGATGAATGCAAGAGGCTGCAGTATGACGTGGGCAAGCTGTCAGACGAGAACCGCCAACTGAAGGTACATCCATCATAGGTTGATATGATATTGGCCTCAGGTCGTGCTTATAGTAGGAAGACGCGTGACAACCTTGGGGTTCTAACACGCAATATTTGTCCTCCATCTCCTGTCAGGACGAGGGCCTGAGGATGAGGAAGACCCACAGACCGGACAACATGGTCTCCAGCTCGGCCGCCACGATGAGCAAACTGCAATCTTCCAGCTCCCTCCCCTCGCTACTTGTTGTCATAGCAGCCATCTTCATTGGATTCTTCCTAGGGAAGTTTGTCTTGTAGGGGTGGCATTTGAGAAGGAGAGCAGGCATGGGTTCTTTATCCATCTCCAAGGGCCTGGAGGTTGAAGTATGTATTATCGTTGGCTGCCATTACCGGTGGTGGCACAACTCACGACATACGTACATATGTTCTGTGTACAGAATCATAAACGGGCCTTGCCTTTCACAATCTCACATGGTTTAGTACACATATGGAAAAACAGAGGAATGAGCTTTCTGCTTTTGGGTGAgtttttggggggagggggttagTGAAAATGACAGTTGTACATTTATCAGAACATCGATGGAAGGCGAGTCGGGTACTGGGTTGAAGACTTTTGATTTAAAATCggaagcaaaataaaaatgagttgtctctttctctctgtggttTTAATCAGACTTGGAATGTTCAGTGTACTGTACGTTATTTTAATCCTTTTAAGAAAATGGgatgaaaaaaaacactttgctACATGTTGCAGGATGGCTGCTGAAATGTCCACGGAATTCTTAAATCTTAGATTTTTGAGGAACGTGAATTGATTGTCTGTTGGGAATATAGTGTCCGCCTTCCAAGGACATGTCTTTCTCCTGATCCCTACTGCCAGACAACAGAGttattacaaaatattattatatgaaTTCTTTctagtttttttctttacacaAATGATATATCCCTTGTGAGGCAAATGTTGACTGAAAAGAGATGTTCTTGCAGTCTTGTCCCATGGTATTAAACATtgctgaaaatataaaatatgtttaacattctttttgtcattgtttataTTTGGTCTTTGAGGAAGCCAGGCTTGGATTTAATTTAGCTATTATACTACATTCTTTTGAGCTAATTAAAAACACTGTCAGCACGATTAAATTGTTGCGtatgaaaacaatgtaaaattatcacattttagaaataaatcCCATATTTTCCTATTAACTAACATACATTATAGAATTTCAGAAGTTCTTTTGAATAAATGGTTGTTTCAAGAGTTCAAAAAATTTCAGACTGCATTTAAAGTGCCTGGTTTCTGTGAGTGAAAAAAGTAGAACACTTTTGCAGAGACCGTAAACGCTGTATGTTAGATTATTTGAAAATTCCTTTTAATATTTTGAGGCCCAGGGACcctagcaaaaaaaaacaacatgatttTCTTGACAACAAAGGCTACAAGCAGAACACAGTTTAACAGTTTAATTCATTAGTTTTACTAATgtgaacaacaaaatgtattaaactgtgtaaGAATGCTGTAAGTTCACAGGAAAATAAAAATCCAATATAGTCAGTGATTTGTGAGGAGTTTGTGACAGCAAACTGAGTGTATTCTAGTAATATATACACTATGTTTTGGAATTACCTATGATCTAAGTTATTAGCTTTCAGCTACTTGTGTGGTTTGTGACAGATGATGTTTACATGTTCATGGCAGCCAGCTTTTCATAGATGGATCATACTAGCTTCAAATTTAAATCATTTGGAATCTTAGTTCATGAGAAAAACAAGACCTGGGTATTTTTGGATCTGCCGGTCTCACCAACACTACAGTAGCACAATCCCGGCTAATCACACAGACTTAAGGGGTAGGTTTCAATGAACGTTTGTGAAATAGACACATCCAATAGGACAACCTAGAATTCACAAGGGCTGGGATAATCAAATGAGACTAAATGTTAGAATTTTTgggggaataaaaaaaaaagcatgcgAAAGACGCCTGCGATGATGGGAATCTTGTAAAGAAACAGGGTAGACAAGCAGATCAAGTAGAACGTGCTCCAGCTAAATGAGACGAAACTATTTACCTAAACACTTGAACAATGCTGGGATTGTGTTTTTAGCTGATGAAGGCCAATATGAATTTGACTTACCTAGTGAAGTAGTGAATTTGATAAATATATTGGACACTCATTAAATGGTAGCAATGGGGTTTTCAAAACTGAAAAACTACATTTGTATCCTCCAGATGGGGATACATATGGAATTGGTAATTCATCCTCATGGTAAATTGACTGCAGGTTAGTTGCTGGTTAGTCTGCAGTTTATACTTGTTAAAAGTTAAAGGCTATTACTATTATTCGATAGGTACCATTATTTCCCTATGACAGACCATCCATGATGACAGTGCTCGCTCTACCAGGTAGTATTCGCTGGTACATACATGCCGGGAGGAGAGCTCATTCTCCAGCCAACAACCTGTAGACGCTGGAGTGTGATGAGACAAGACTTTCCCCTCCACAGTGGACGACGGTGTAAATTTGTACTAACCCCTGTGGGTTTTGAACTCCTGGCCACCATGATGCAGATGACTAAGACTACTGAACCCCTGGTGATCCCTGTCCTAAATATCTTAATTCCATGTTTAGTGGAGAAACAATTCGTAGAACTACAGAATAACCTGTCATTTGGATTACTTGCAATGGTTTTTAAAGCTGCTTGGCTTCCCCAACAGGTCCAGTCAAGCACAATACTACACCCACGTTTAGTTTCTTCCATGCAAGCAGTCTTGATATGAACAGACTCCACGGTCCACCAAAACCAATAGTTAATATCAATTTTATCACAGAAACTGACCGATTTGGCCAGAACCAAAATTAGCTTTTGTCAAACAACCCTAATTTTGACGTGGCCTACTGCAACGGAAGGATTCCCAGACTGACTGCTGTGAACGATAGTGAAGGTACAGGTTTCCATTTGAGTGGTCATGCAAAGAACCTCAACATTAAATATTCCGGATCATTCTGATCAAGATGaagtattttgaaaaacatggcTGCCTTTCAGGCTAAACAAAATGTGACATAACTGGTCCAGTAGATGGCAATATAGAGACTATTACAAAGCACTGAACAATTTATCTGTCATTGTGGTAtctgattatttaaaaaagaacatAAAACCTGGAAAGTAAACGGGAGATTACAGATTCTGAATCATTCTGATCCAAATAGATGTTTAACTCGACCACAAATATAGCACTGACAACTTGTATTGGTTTATGTTCATTAGAGCCCAATGTTGAGAAAAgttgcatttctttttaaagtACGGTACATTCCCCCTTTCACTTCCTTTGCATTTTCTTCAGTTTAATACCTAATGAAGTCAGGAATAAGTTACAGCTCAACACTGCAATGTGCTGTATTTAAAAGTCAGACTCACAGTCTGTTCAGTTCTGCGCCACAACAAGTACAACaacaagaacaacaacaacaacaaagccaACGACGTTCACCCACATCTACACCTAACTGACGTGAAGAACAGCGAAAGCAGCAATAAACAGCACTCTGACCATATCCCTCACatccccttctcctccctgcCTGCAGCTGCTACTCCCCAGCCTGGAGAGCCGGTCAGCCCTCCTCCCCCACTCCGACGACCAGTGGCTCACCCCGGAACACTGCACCAGCGGGTACTGGTAGGAAGTGGCCATCTTGTGGGGCTGGTTAGGGCTGGAGCCATCTGAAGGCCTCTGACCGTTGAAAAGGAGGTGCCGACCCGTCGGGTCTTGCTCGATGCGGAACAGTTCGTACTCGGTGTGGGGCAGCCGGATGCCCAGGGCGGCGCAGCCGTGTGTCGGGGTGACGTCCTGCTCCAGGCCCTGGCGCCAGGAGCCCTCTGCCCCGCACTCGTTGCCCCGGAAGATGTTGAGCAGGGAGGTGGTGGCCTGATCCATAGGGGTCACTCTCATGTGATCCACTGTGAAGGCCAAACGCACGCTTTATAATTAGAATAAGCGGCCATTATTTAGATACCCGTATTTCCGTTCATGCCGACGGTGACACCAACCTGTGAAGACGAACTCGGTTCCTCCAGGGACCCTGCTGGAGAGGACCGCGTGGCTGTAGTGACCCCGGGCATACAGGGCG
The Esox lucius isolate fEsoLuc1 chromosome 21, fEsoLuc1.pri, whole genome shotgun sequence DNA segment above includes these coding regions:
- the vapa gene encoding VAMP (vesicle-associated membrane protein)-associated protein A (The RefSeq protein has 1 substitution compared to this genomic sequence) produces the protein MSKLEQILVLEPPYDLKFKGPFTEVVTTNLKLKNPSDKRVCFKVKTTAPRRYCVRPNSGMIESGGTVTVSVMLQPFEYDPNEKSKHKFMVQTVFAPSTATDMDAVWRDAKPDDLMDSKLRCVFELPSENGKMNDVDASKAAPTLDSRADCTSAPKPGSMSLDDSEMKKLMDECKRLQYDVGKLSDENRQLKDEGLRMRKTHRPDNMVSSTAATMSKLQSSSSLPSLLVVIAAIFIGFFLGKFVL
- the vapa gene encoding vesicle-associated membrane protein-associated protein A isoform X1, which codes for MIESGGTVTVSVMLQPFEYDPNEKSKHKFMVQTVFAPSTATDMDAVWRDAKPDDLMDSKLRCVFELPSENGKMNDVDASKAAPTLDSRADCTSAPKPGSMSLDDSEMKKLMDECKRLQYDVGKLSDENRQLKDEGLRMRKTHRPDNMVSSSAATMSKLQSSSSLPSLLVVIAAIFIGFFLGKFVL